Genomic window (Acyrthosiphon pisum isolate AL4f unplaced genomic scaffold, pea_aphid_22Mar2018_4r6ur Scaffold_20930;HRSCAF=22562, whole genome shotgun sequence):
ACATCTTACCAAGATATCAAAGATAAAGTCAAGGAAGCCGCTGAAGGACCATTGAAGGGAATTTTGGGTTACACTGAAGACAAAGTTGTGTCTTCTGACTTTATTGGTGATACCTATTCATCAATCTTTGATGCTAAAGCAGGAATTTCATTGAATGACCAATTTTTCAAACTTATCTCATGGTAATGAATCTCAATTAAAACAAAGATTGGCCATGCacctattagtttattatttatttattcttatttatttcttaGGTACGACAATGAATATGGTTATTCCAACCGTGTTGTGGACTTGATCAAGTACATGCAGTCTAAGGATTAAACCGTAGTTTCAagctatactctattcagaataacctTGCCCACTCGATCGACGAAAACTTGTCGAGTTCGCGCATGTCTGTTGCCACCAGTTGGCGCTGATGTTTGCAGCAACGCCCCCGCCGACGTCCCGCAggtgtatatgtatacaatagtaACCGGTGACAGCAGCCGTCGACAACTAACGACCAATCACAGCGCTCCTGACTTTCGCCAGGGGGTCTGACGGCTGCCGGCGGCTCAGTCGCGTGCGCTAAAGTGGGCAaggttattctgaatagagtatactACTATAAAGTTATGATAAGTAACTAGACATTTGTGTTTTAGgataaactacatttttttttgttccccatcattaatatttttgtttactgtgtgaaattttaaatagaaatactcattttttttttttgtgtgtataaattacatttttatttatgta
Coding sequences:
- the LOC115034734 gene encoding glyceraldehyde-3-phosphate dehydrogenase 2-like, translating into MPQRLSKPTSYQDIKDKVKEAAEGPLKGILGYTEDKVVSSDFIGDTYSSIFDAKAGISLNDQFFKLISWYDNEYGYSNRVVDLIKYMQSKD